Proteins co-encoded in one Cytobacillus sp. NJ13 genomic window:
- a CDS encoding protease modulator HflC produces the protein MSDQNVVNINERGGNFQWRSYTKLGIILVLVIAALVILFSNLFIVKEGEYKVIRQFGEVVRIESEPGLTYKIPFIQSVSTLPKYQMTYDVSEAEINTKDKKVMIIDNYAVWKIDDPKKMISNARTLEGAEARMEEFIYSVTRSELGRLNYDEIINDEKSSRGSLNDQITTKVNELLSNDNYGITVTDVRIKRTDLPSENEQSVYTRMISERQSTAQEYLSKGDAQKNIIIAETDRSVREMLAKAQADAEAIRAEGEAGAAKVYNEAFSKDPEFYSLYRTLESYKKTINGETVIVLPSDSPYARLLMGYTD, from the coding sequence ATGAGTGATCAAAATGTCGTAAATATCAATGAACGGGGCGGGAATTTCCAGTGGAGAAGTTATACCAAACTTGGAATCATCCTTGTGCTTGTCATTGCCGCACTCGTAATTCTTTTCAGCAACCTTTTTATTGTAAAGGAAGGAGAGTACAAGGTCATCCGTCAATTTGGAGAGGTGGTCAGGATTGAGAGCGAGCCTGGATTAACATACAAAATACCATTTATCCAAAGTGTCTCCACGCTGCCAAAATACCAAATGACTTATGACGTGTCCGAAGCTGAAATCAATACAAAGGACAAAAAGGTCATGATTATCGATAATTATGCAGTATGGAAAATTGATGACCCGAAGAAAATGATCTCAAACGCCAGAACATTGGAGGGAGCGGAGGCCAGAATGGAAGAGTTCATCTACTCCGTGACCCGCTCCGAATTGGGCAGGCTGAATTATGATGAAATAATTAATGATGAAAAGTCATCACGGGGATCATTGAATGATCAAATTACTACTAAAGTGAATGAATTGCTTTCTAATGATAATTATGGAATTACAGTAACAGATGTACGAATTAAGCGAACAGATTTACCGTCTGAAAACGAACAGTCCGTGTACACAAGGATGATTTCAGAGCGCCAGTCAACAGCCCAGGAATACCTGTCCAAAGGTGATGCCCAGAAGAATATCATCATTGCTGAAACGGACAGGAGTGTCAGGGAAATGCTGGCCAAGGCCCAGGCGGATGCGGAAGCAATCCGGGCGGAAGGAGAAGCGGGAGCTGCGAAAGTCTACAACGAAGCCTTCTCAAAGGATCCTGAATTTTATTCCTTATACCGTACGCTTGAATCCTATAAAAAGACCATTAATGGCGAGACTGTAATTGTTCTCCCTTCGGACTCACCATATGCCCGGCTGCTGATGGGGTATACGGATTAA
- the polA gene encoding DNA polymerase I produces the protein MDKKKLVLIDGNSIAYRAFFALPLLNNDKGIHTNAVYGFTMMLQRILEDEKPTHLLVAFDAGKTTFRHKTFSEYKGGRQKTPPELSEQFPYIRELLDAYGISRYELENYEADDIIGTLSLHAEKDGYEVKVISGDKDLTQLSSDAVTVSITRKGITDIEEYTPAHIEEKYGITADRIIDMKGLMGDSSDNIPGVPGVGEKTALKLLKEFGTLEELLDSVDKVSGKKLKEKLEEFRDQALMSKELATITREAPVEIKIEDIEYEGFEKDKVISIFKELGFNSLLEKLGGDTEAVEENLEEIEFTIADEIKEEMFSDENAFYVELLEDNYHYADIIGFSVANEKGNFFFSKDTALESDVFKKWAEDETKKKTVYDAKRSEVSLRHHGIHLKGADFDLYIASYLINPSQTIEDMASIAKNHDYNAIQSDEAFYGKGAKRRIPEEKELAGHLARKAAALMTLKEKLDSELKENQQSELFYDLEMPLSLILADMESTGIKVDLERLKTMGQDLLFKLDEIEKRIHELAGEAFNINSPKQLGVILFEKLGLPVIKKTKTGYSTSADVLEKLENSHEIIRDILHYRQLGKLQSTYIEGLLKVVNYETGKVHTRFNQALTQTGRLSSTDPNLQNIPIRLEEGRKIRQAFIPSEPGWAIFAADYSQIELRVLAHIADDEKLIEAFIEDMDIHTKTAMEVFHVNADEVTSNMRRHAKAVNFGIVYGISDYGLSQSLGITRKEAGKFIDRYLESYPGVKQYMDDIIHDAKQKGYVSTLLHRRRYLPEITSRNFNLRSFAERTAMNTPIQGSAADIIKKAMIDMADRLRKEELKARLLLQVHDELIFEAPEDEIETLKKIVPDVMENAVELKVPLKVDYSFGPTWFDAK, from the coding sequence TTGGATAAAAAAAAGCTTGTTCTGATAGATGGCAACAGCATCGCTTATCGGGCATTTTTTGCTCTGCCGCTTTTAAACAATGATAAAGGAATACATACAAATGCTGTCTACGGATTTACCATGATGCTGCAAAGGATTCTGGAGGATGAAAAACCAACTCATCTCCTTGTGGCGTTCGATGCCGGAAAAACAACCTTCCGCCATAAAACCTTCAGCGAATATAAAGGCGGAAGGCAGAAAACACCGCCTGAGCTCTCCGAACAGTTCCCTTATATAAGAGAGCTGCTGGATGCTTACGGGATTTCCAGATATGAACTGGAAAACTATGAAGCGGATGATATTATTGGAACACTGTCCCTGCATGCCGAAAAAGATGGCTATGAAGTTAAAGTTATATCAGGAGATAAGGATTTAACACAGTTAAGTTCCGATGCTGTAACAGTCAGCATTACCCGCAAAGGCATTACTGATATTGAAGAATACACACCAGCTCATATAGAAGAAAAATACGGAATCACTGCTGACAGGATTATTGATATGAAGGGCCTAATGGGAGATAGTTCAGATAATATCCCAGGCGTACCTGGAGTTGGTGAAAAAACAGCCCTTAAATTGCTGAAAGAGTTTGGAACCCTTGAAGAGCTCTTGGATTCTGTTGATAAGGTGAGCGGCAAAAAACTGAAAGAAAAGCTGGAAGAATTCAGGGATCAAGCTTTAATGAGCAAAGAACTTGCCACTATCACCAGAGAAGCTCCTGTTGAAATTAAAATTGAAGACATTGAATATGAAGGATTTGAAAAAGATAAAGTCATAAGCATCTTTAAAGAACTAGGCTTTAACTCTTTACTGGAAAAGCTTGGCGGAGACACAGAAGCAGTCGAAGAGAATTTGGAAGAAATTGAATTTACCATTGCAGATGAAATTAAGGAAGAGATGTTCTCGGATGAAAATGCATTTTATGTTGAACTTCTAGAAGATAATTACCATTATGCAGACATCATTGGTTTTTCCGTTGCGAATGAAAAGGGGAATTTCTTCTTCTCTAAAGATACGGCTTTAGAGTCTGATGTTTTTAAAAAATGGGCTGAAGATGAAACCAAAAAGAAGACAGTATATGATGCAAAAAGATCGGAAGTCTCACTCCGTCATCATGGTATTCATCTAAAAGGGGCCGATTTTGACCTTTATATTGCTTCTTATCTTATTAACCCGTCTCAGACTATTGAAGATATGGCCTCAATAGCAAAAAATCATGACTATAATGCGATTCAATCTGATGAAGCTTTTTACGGAAAAGGAGCAAAAAGGCGGATTCCGGAAGAAAAGGAACTTGCCGGGCATTTGGCAAGGAAAGCAGCGGCCTTGATGACATTGAAGGAAAAACTGGATAGTGAATTGAAGGAAAACCAGCAATCCGAGCTGTTTTATGACCTGGAAATGCCGCTGTCTCTGATTTTGGCTGATATGGAATCAACCGGTATTAAAGTGGATCTTGAGCGCCTGAAAACAATGGGACAGGACCTGCTCTTCAAATTGGATGAAATCGAAAAGCGCATACATGAGCTTGCCGGGGAAGCCTTTAATATCAATTCTCCAAAACAGCTCGGTGTGATCCTTTTTGAAAAATTAGGGCTGCCTGTCATTAAAAAAACCAAAACAGGTTATTCCACATCTGCTGATGTCCTGGAGAAACTTGAGAACAGCCATGAAATTATCCGGGACATTCTGCATTACCGCCAGCTTGGCAAACTTCAATCCACTTATATTGAAGGCCTGCTTAAGGTGGTTAACTATGAAACCGGAAAAGTCCACACCAGATTTAATCAGGCTCTTACACAGACAGGAAGGTTAAGCTCAACAGATCCGAACCTGCAAAATATTCCGATCCGTCTGGAAGAAGGGCGAAAAATCAGGCAGGCATTTATCCCTTCAGAACCTGGCTGGGCCATCTTTGCAGCAGACTACTCGCAGATTGAACTGAGAGTACTGGCTCATATTGCAGATGATGAAAAGCTGATTGAAGCATTTATTGAAGATATGGATATTCACACAAAAACGGCAATGGAAGTATTCCACGTTAATGCCGATGAAGTTACATCCAATATGCGGCGCCATGCAAAGGCCGTTAATTTTGGAATTGTCTACGGAATCAGTGATTATGGCCTTTCCCAAAGCCTGGGCATCACACGGAAAGAAGCGGGTAAATTTATTGACCGCTATCTTGAAAGCTATCCTGGCGTTAAGCAGTATATGGATGATATTATCCATGATGCTAAACAAAAAGGATATGTCTCGACCCTTCTTCACAGGAGAAGGTATCTGCCTGAAATCACAAGCCGAAACTTCAACCTGCGAAGCTTTGCAGAACGAACCGCCATGAATACACCAATCCAGGGAAGCGCGGCAGATATAATTAAAAAAGCCATGATTGACATGGCCGACCGCCTAAGAAAAGAAGAACTCAAAGCACGCCTTCTGCTGCAGGTTCACGATGAACTGATCTTTGAAGCACCAGAGGATGAAATAGAAACGCTCAAAAAAATCGTACCGGATGTTATGGAAAATGCAGTAGAATTGAAAGTTCCGCTTAAAGTGGATTATTCCTTCGGGCCAACGTGGTTTGATGCGAAATAA
- the mutM gene encoding DNA-formamidopyrimidine glycosylase, whose translation MPELPEVETVRRTLQELVIGKTIAHVSVFWPKMVKHPEELAQFKDALAGQVFQDIGRRGKFLILYTDGYALVSHLRMEGRYGLFSKEEPVEKHTHVIFHFTDGTELRYKDVRKFGTMHLYAKGEEFKTLPLAHLGPEPFAEEFTADDLAARLARTTRNIKTALLDQKTIVGLGNIYVDEALFRSRIHPERAANSLTRSELETLHKEISDTLREAVDKGGSTIRSYVNSQGQIGMFQLELFVYGRKGEDCKVCGSTLERIVTGGRGTVYCPACQKK comes from the coding sequence ATGCCGGAACTTCCTGAAGTTGAAACGGTCAGAAGAACATTGCAAGAATTGGTGATCGGCAAAACCATTGCACATGTTTCAGTTTTCTGGCCCAAAATGGTTAAGCATCCGGAAGAGCTTGCCCAATTCAAAGATGCTTTAGCAGGCCAAGTTTTTCAGGACATTGGCAGGAGAGGAAAGTTTCTAATACTCTATACCGATGGTTATGCCCTTGTGTCCCATCTGAGAATGGAAGGCAGGTACGGACTCTTTTCAAAAGAAGAACCTGTTGAAAAACACACTCATGTGATTTTTCATTTTACAGATGGCACTGAGCTCAGATATAAGGATGTCCGTAAATTTGGAACGATGCATCTATATGCAAAGGGCGAAGAATTTAAGACTCTTCCGCTGGCACACCTGGGACCGGAACCATTTGCAGAAGAGTTTACGGCAGACGACCTTGCTGCGAGACTTGCCCGGACCACCCGCAATATCAAAACTGCACTTCTCGATCAGAAAACGATCGTAGGGCTAGGGAATATTTATGTCGATGAAGCATTATTCCGTTCACGAATACATCCTGAAAGAGCGGCAAATAGCTTAACAAGGAGCGAATTGGAGACACTTCACAAAGAGATTTCGGATACCCTGAGGGAAGCAGTTGATAAGGGAGGGAGCACCATTCGCTCCTATGTTAATTCTCAGGGGCAAATTGGCATGTTTCAGCTCGAACTTTTTGTGTATGGGCGAAAAGGGGAGGATTGCAAAGTCTGCGGAAGCACGCTTGAGCGGATCGTGACAGGAGGCAGGGGGACAGTTTACTGTCCAGCTTGCCAGAAAAAATAA
- the ytaF gene encoding sporulation membrane protein YtaF, with protein sequence MAHTFSLLILAFAVSLDSFSVGLTYGLRKMRIPFKSISIIACCSAITLMAAMTIGHFIEAFLSPALAESLGGVILIFLGAWVLYQFFRPEKVKDVLPHEKTIVNLEIKSLGLVINILKKPMSADFDKSGTITGIEALMLGLALSLDAFGAGIGAAMLGYSPFYLAMTVAVMSSLFVFMGMQVGSLFSKSGWVHKFSFIPGIILIVIGILKI encoded by the coding sequence ATGGCGCATACATTCTCACTTTTGATACTTGCTTTTGCTGTCAGTCTTGACAGTTTTAGTGTCGGTTTAACCTATGGCTTAAGGAAAATGAGAATACCATTTAAATCGATCAGTATAATCGCTTGCTGTTCAGCTATAACATTAATGGCTGCCATGACAATTGGCCATTTTATAGAAGCCTTTTTATCTCCGGCTTTAGCTGAAAGTCTAGGGGGAGTCATTCTTATTTTTCTTGGTGCCTGGGTTCTTTATCAATTTTTCAGGCCTGAAAAGGTTAAGGATGTTCTGCCGCATGAAAAAACGATTGTAAACCTGGAAATCAAATCTCTTGGGCTTGTCATTAATATCCTGAAAAAGCCGATGTCCGCTGATTTTGATAAATCCGGAACCATCACAGGAATTGAAGCACTTATGCTCGGGCTCGCTTTATCGCTTGATGCTTTCGGAGCTGGAATCGGTGCAGCCATGCTTGGGTACTCGCCTTTCTACCTGGCAATGACAGTCGCCGTTATGAGTTCTTTGTTTGTGTTTATGGGAATGCAGGTAGGATCCCTCTTCTCCAAAAGCGGATGGGTCCATAAGTTCTCATTCATCCCTGGCATTATTCTAATCGTAATCGGGATATTAAAAATCTAG
- the coaE gene encoding dephospho-CoA kinase (Dephospho-CoA kinase (CoaE) performs the final step in coenzyme A biosynthesis.): protein MSLTVGLTGGIASGKSTVSSLLIEKGYTVIDADIEARLAVEKGEEAYQEIVRHFGERVLLKDGSIDRAELGSIIFHDEKERKVLNTIVHPAVRKRMTAKKEQAFSRNEQLVILDIPLLFESKLQYMCDKTLLVYADEGIQLQRLMQRNQLSEKEAMARIHSQMPLREKKALADAVIDNNGRIEETEKQLWDILREWNAI from the coding sequence ATGTCACTGACTGTAGGTTTGACAGGCGGGATTGCAAGCGGGAAAAGCACCGTTTCATCTCTCCTCATCGAAAAAGGATACACTGTAATCGACGCGGATATAGAAGCCAGATTAGCTGTTGAAAAAGGAGAAGAAGCTTATCAGGAAATTGTCCGTCATTTTGGGGAAAGGGTTCTGCTTAAAGACGGTTCAATTGATCGTGCAGAACTGGGTTCCATTATTTTTCATGATGAAAAAGAGCGGAAAGTCTTAAATACCATTGTACATCCTGCCGTCCGCAAAAGAATGACAGCCAAAAAGGAACAAGCTTTCAGCCGTAATGAACAGCTGGTTATTCTTGATATACCGCTTTTATTTGAAAGTAAATTACAATACATGTGCGACAAAACATTATTAGTTTATGCAGATGAAGGTATACAGCTGCAGAGGCTGATGCAAAGAAATCAGCTTTCCGAGAAAGAAGCAATGGCAAGAATCCATTCCCAAATGCCTTTAAGAGAAAAGAAGGCATTGGCCGATGCAGTAATCGATAATAATGGCAGGATTGAAGAAACAGAGAAACAATTGTGGGATATTTTAAGAGAATGGAATGCTATCTAA
- a CDS encoding glyceraldehyde-3-phosphate dehydrogenase, producing the protein MKARIAINGFGRIGRMVFRKAILDENLEVVAINASYPAETLAHLIKYDTNHGPFDGSVVPEDNAIVVNGKSVQLVSNRNPEELPWKELNIDIVIEATGKFNSRDKAALHLEAGAKKVILTAPGKNEDVTIVMGVNESALKIEEHDIISNASCTTNCLAPVAKVLDEQFGIENGLMTTVHAYTNDQKNIDNPHKDLRRARACGQSIIPTSTGAAKALSLVLPHLKGKLHGMALRVPTPNVSLVDLVVDLKRDVTIEEVNAAFAAASQGSLHGILDITDEPLVSIDFNTNEHSAIIDGLSTMVIGTSKVKVLAWYDNEWGYSCRVVDLTKFVAQELFQASAVKIG; encoded by the coding sequence ATGAAGGCGAGAATAGCGATTAATGGTTTTGGAAGAATTGGACGTATGGTTTTTAGAAAAGCCATCCTTGATGAAAACCTTGAAGTGGTTGCCATAAATGCAAGTTATCCAGCTGAAACTTTGGCACACTTAATTAAATATGATACAAACCACGGACCATTCGATGGAAGTGTCGTTCCAGAAGACAATGCTATTGTAGTGAACGGCAAAAGTGTTCAGCTTGTCAGCAACCGGAATCCTGAAGAACTTCCGTGGAAAGAATTGAACATCGATATCGTCATTGAAGCTACAGGAAAGTTCAATTCACGTGATAAAGCAGCTCTTCACCTTGAAGCCGGAGCAAAAAAAGTAATTCTTACTGCACCTGGAAAAAATGAAGATGTGACTATTGTTATGGGCGTAAATGAAAGCGCATTAAAAATTGAAGAACATGATATTATTTCAAATGCATCATGTACAACAAACTGCCTTGCACCTGTTGCAAAAGTCCTTGATGAACAATTTGGCATTGAAAACGGACTTATGACCACAGTTCATGCATATACAAACGACCAAAAAAATATTGATAACCCGCATAAGGATTTACGCCGGGCACGTGCCTGCGGACAGTCCATAATCCCTACTTCCACTGGTGCCGCCAAAGCTTTGTCGCTGGTATTGCCTCACTTAAAGGGCAAATTACATGGAATGGCACTCCGTGTCCCAACGCCAAACGTTTCTTTAGTTGACCTCGTGGTGGACTTAAAGCGCGACGTTACAATAGAAGAAGTGAATGCGGCATTTGCAGCTGCCTCACAGGGATCGCTGCACGGTATCCTTGATATTACTGACGAACCATTGGTTTCAATTGATTTCAACACAAATGAACACTCTGCCATCATTGATGGATTATCTACAATGGTAATCGGCACCAGCAAAGTGAAAGTACTTGCATGGTACGATAATGAGTGGGGCTATTCTTGCCGCGTTGTAGACTTAACAAAATTTGTTGCACAGGAACTATTCCAGGCATCTGCAGTAAAAATTGGTTAA
- the speD gene encoding adenosylmethionine decarboxylase, protein METMGRHVISELWGCDFEKLNDMDFIEQTFVNAALKSGAEIREVAFHKFAPQGVSGVVIISESHLTIHSFPEHGYASIDVYTCGDLDPNIAADFIAESLGAQTRENIEIPRGMGPVQVKQAQVL, encoded by the coding sequence ATGGAAACTATGGGTCGTCACGTAATCTCAGAACTTTGGGGATGCGATTTTGAAAAGTTAAATGATATGGATTTTATTGAGCAGACATTCGTAAATGCTGCATTAAAATCTGGTGCTGAAATTCGCGAGGTTGCATTTCATAAGTTTGCGCCACAGGGTGTAAGCGGAGTGGTTATCATCTCTGAATCTCATTTAACTATTCACAGCTTCCCGGAGCATGGCTATGCCAGCATTGATGTATATACGTGTGGAGATCTTGACCCTAACATCGCTGCAGACTTTATTGCAGAATCGTTAGGAGCTCAAACGCGTGAGAATATCGAAATTCCTCGCGGTATGGGTCCAGTTCAAGTTAAACAAGCTCAAGTACTTTAA
- the nrdR gene encoding transcriptional regulator NrdR, translating into MRCPSCQNNNTRVLDSRPVDDSRSIRRRRECEKCGYRFTTFEKVEEIPLIVVKKEGTREEFSREKILRGLIKACEKRPVALKDLEDITFEVEKELRSNGVSEIKSDEIGEMVMDRLANVDDVAYVRFASVYRQFKDINVFIDELKELIKKEQS; encoded by the coding sequence ATGAGATGCCCTTCATGCCAAAACAATAATACCCGTGTTCTCGATTCCCGTCCTGTTGATGACAGCAGGTCCATTCGCCGCAGAAGGGAATGCGAGAAATGCGGATACCGGTTTACGACTTTTGAAAAAGTGGAAGAAATTCCTTTAATCGTTGTGAAAAAAGAAGGCACCAGAGAGGAATTCAGCCGGGAAAAAATACTGAGAGGCCTTATTAAAGCATGTGAAAAGAGGCCGGTTGCCCTGAAGGATCTGGAGGACATTACTTTTGAAGTGGAAAAAGAGCTCCGCAGCAACGGTGTCTCTGAAATAAAAAGCGATGAAATTGGCGAAATGGTCATGGACAGGCTCGCCAATGTGGATGATGTGGCATATGTTCGTTTCGCATCAGTATACAGGCAATTTAAAGATATCAATGTTTTCATTGATGAACTCAAAGAATTAATCAAAAAAGAACAATCTTAA
- a CDS encoding replication initiation and membrane attachment family protein yields MAQHWQEMLPIDRYTVAASGLLHDYDRKVLTLLYQPLIGSACFSLYMTLWAELEENRLWSSSNSHHSLMNFMGMGLKDIYEARLKLEGIGLLKVYVNKDEETRSFIYELLPPLTPEQFFLDGMLNIYLYKKLGRNQFMRLKRFFSDQKVQPATGYEEVTKAFQDVFQSGHPGSFEVDDEVVQLMNESEGEGYIGRQEQEGIQIGNEDFNFELLQAGLNESLVPKKAITVKVKESISNLAFLYGIDPIQMKNIVMSAVNEDNEINIDELRKSARDWYQFQNQDQLPSLIDRVQPALHQSHKKQPETQEEELIRYLEITSPRQLLKDISGGAEPSKGDLQIIEDVMFQQKLLPGVINVLIQYVMLKTDMKLTKGYVEKIAGHWARKKIKTPQEAIALAKKEHRQYLDWAEGKKTASTTGKKKKPIRTEMLPEWFDEKSSESAKKKEPQQQNSEKDQYELEMKKKELHEKLKKLRSQEVTD; encoded by the coding sequence ATGGCCCAGCATTGGCAGGAAATGCTCCCCATAGATCGATATACAGTAGCAGCCAGCGGGCTTTTGCATGATTATGACCGAAAAGTGCTGACGCTTTTATACCAGCCGCTCATTGGCTCTGCGTGCTTCAGTTTATATATGACATTATGGGCGGAGCTTGAAGAAAATCGGCTATGGTCATCTTCAAATTCACACCATAGTTTAATGAATTTCATGGGCATGGGGCTTAAGGATATATATGAAGCCCGCCTCAAGCTTGAAGGGATAGGACTTTTAAAGGTATACGTAAACAAGGATGAAGAGACAAGGTCATTTATTTATGAACTTCTCCCCCCGCTGACACCTGAACAGTTTTTCCTTGATGGCATGCTCAATATCTATCTTTATAAGAAATTGGGCAGAAATCAATTTATGAGGCTGAAACGCTTCTTCTCTGACCAGAAGGTGCAGCCGGCCACAGGGTATGAGGAAGTAACAAAGGCTTTTCAGGATGTATTTCAATCTGGACACCCTGGTTCTTTTGAGGTTGACGATGAAGTGGTGCAGCTGATGAATGAATCAGAGGGGGAAGGGTATATTGGAAGGCAGGAGCAGGAAGGCATTCAAATCGGGAATGAAGATTTTAATTTTGAACTGCTTCAGGCTGGGCTGAATGAATCGCTTGTACCGAAAAAGGCCATTACAGTTAAAGTAAAGGAGTCCATCAGCAATCTTGCCTTTTTGTACGGAATCGACCCTATTCAAATGAAAAATATTGTCATGAGCGCTGTGAATGAAGATAACGAGATAAACATAGATGAGTTAAGAAAATCTGCTCGGGACTGGTATCAATTCCAAAACCAGGACCAGCTGCCATCCCTGATTGACAGGGTTCAGCCTGCCCTCCATCAGTCTCACAAAAAACAGCCTGAAACGCAGGAAGAAGAATTGATCCGCTATTTGGAAATCACCTCCCCAAGGCAGCTTTTAAAAGATATATCCGGAGGGGCTGAGCCGTCGAAAGGCGATCTGCAGATCATTGAGGATGTCATGTTCCAGCAAAAGCTTTTGCCCGGGGTAATTAATGTGCTGATTCAATATGTTATGCTCAAAACAGATATGAAATTGACCAAAGGCTACGTAGAAAAAATAGCTGGCCATTGGGCTAGAAAGAAAATAAAAACACCCCAGGAAGCTATTGCTTTAGCTAAGAAAGAACACCGGCAATACCTGGATTGGGCGGAAGGAAAGAAAACAGCCAGCACAACTGGAAAGAAAAAGAAGCCGATCAGAACAGAGATGCTTCCGGAGTGGTTTGATGAAAAAAGCAGTGAATCCGCCAAAAAGAAAGAGCCCCAGCAGCAAAACAGCGAAAAGGATCAGTATGAGCTGGAAATGAAAAAAAAGGAGCTTCATGAAAAATTAAAAAAACTGCGATCACAGGAGGTGACTGATTGA
- the dnaI gene encoding primosomal protein DnaI produces the protein MEKINETLRRLAGNEGFQKRYEMMRNQTLNHPEVKAFIHTHRDELTSEMVEKSLSKLFEYTQQSKECNKCPSLEGCVNFMQGYHPELVIQRGSIDLKYDKCPRKVMHDEKRRNEKLIQSLYVPSDILHATFDSIYDDDDRIEAVDKAASFVMDYQPGSKGKGIYFYGKFGVGKSYLLGAIANKLASQKVSSMIVYVPELFRELKNSIGDQTLNSKIETIKKAPVLMFDDIGAETMSSWTRDEILGPILQFRMQESLPTFFTSNFDLQGLEHHLSYSQRGEEEKMKARRIMERIKYLAEPVLVEGPNRRV, from the coding sequence ATGGAGAAAATTAATGAAACATTAAGGCGCCTTGCGGGCAATGAAGGGTTTCAAAAAAGGTATGAAATGATGAGAAACCAAACGCTTAATCATCCTGAAGTAAAGGCTTTTATCCATACTCATCGGGATGAATTAACATCCGAGATGGTTGAAAAGAGCCTTAGCAAACTCTTTGAGTATACACAGCAGAGCAAGGAATGCAATAAATGTCCGAGCTTGGAGGGCTGTGTGAATTTTATGCAGGGCTATCATCCGGAACTTGTGATTCAAAGAGGATCTATCGATCTGAAATATGATAAGTGCCCGCGCAAGGTCATGCACGATGAGAAGCGGAGAAATGAAAAATTAATTCAGAGCTTATATGTACCATCTGATATCCTTCATGCCACTTTTGATTCCATATATGATGATGACGATCGCATTGAGGCTGTTGATAAGGCGGCATCTTTTGTTATGGACTACCAGCCGGGATCCAAGGGAAAAGGAATTTATTTTTATGGAAAATTCGGTGTAGGCAAATCTTATTTGCTTGGTGCTATCGCCAATAAGCTTGCAAGCCAGAAAGTATCCTCCATGATTGTCTACGTTCCTGAACTATTCAGGGAATTGAAAAATTCAATTGGAGATCAAACTCTTAACAGCAAAATTGAAACCATTAAAAAAGCACCGGTATTAATGTTCGATGACATTGGTGCAGAAACTATGTCCAGCTGGACAAGGGATGAAATCTTAGGGCCGATTCTGCAGTTCCGCATGCAGGAAAGCCTTCCAACCTTCTTTACGTCCAACTTCGACCTGCAGGGTCTCGAACATCATCTCTCTTATAGCCAGCGCGGAGAGGAAGAGAAAATGAAGGCAAGAAGAATTATGGAACGCATTAAATATCTGGCTGAACCAGTGCTTGTGGAAGGACCGAACAGAAGAGTATAA